In Sphingomonas sp. G-3-2-10, a single window of DNA contains:
- a CDS encoding type III pantothenate kinase: MLLAIDAGNTNVVFALVDSGEIRARWRIATDPRRTADEYAVWLSQLLSLEGYTMASVTGVIIGTVVPRALHNLQVLSSKYFKTEAVIAGKGNAQWGFQLDVDEPENLGADRALNMIAAHARHQGDLIIIDFGTATTFDVTDFKGAYKGGIIAPGINLSLDALVSAAAKLPRIAIEAPQGTSVVGRNTVDQMHIGIYWGYIAMIEGLVARLKAEVGRPSKVIATGGLAVLFEKQTDVFDTIEPDLTIQGLSMLWQRSHNAV, translated from the coding sequence ATGCTGCTCGCGATCGACGCCGGCAATACCAATGTCGTCTTCGCGCTGGTCGATTCCGGCGAAATCCGCGCACGCTGGCGGATCGCCACCGACCCGCGGCGCACGGCGGACGAATATGCCGTTTGGCTCAGCCAACTGCTCAGCCTCGAAGGCTACACGATGGCGTCGGTGACCGGCGTGATCATCGGTACGGTCGTTCCGCGCGCGCTGCACAATCTGCAGGTGCTCAGCAGCAAATATTTCAAGACCGAAGCGGTGATCGCGGGCAAGGGCAATGCCCAATGGGGCTTCCAGCTCGACGTGGACGAGCCGGAAAATCTCGGCGCCGATCGCGCGCTGAACATGATCGCCGCCCATGCCCGGCACCAGGGTGACCTGATCATCATCGATTTCGGCACGGCGACCACGTTCGACGTCACCGATTTCAAGGGCGCCTACAAGGGCGGGATCATCGCCCCGGGTATCAACCTGTCGCTCGACGCGCTGGTCAGCGCCGCGGCCAAGCTGCCCCGCATCGCGATCGAAGCGCCGCAGGGCACCAGCGTGGTCGGGCGCAATACCGTGGACCAGATGCATATCGGCATCTATTGGGGCTATATCGCGATGATCGAGGGGCTGGTCGCCCGGCTGAAGGCCGAAGTGGGCCGCCCGTCGAAAGTCATCGCCACCGGCGGTCTCGCGGTGCTTTTCGAGAAACAGACCGACGTGTTCGATACGATCGAACCCGACCTCACCATCCAGGGCCTGTCGATGCTCTGGCAGCGCAGCCATAACGCGGTTTGA
- a CDS encoding ribonuclease J: MTPAKELLFLALGGSGEIGMNVNLYGTQGKWLMVDCGITFGDASYPGVDVILPDLQFIEERLDDLLGIVLTHGHEDHIGALPYLAADLGVPLYATPFTAGLIRGKLEEEGVEDRVRLNVVKDEEPFDIGPFTVRYVPLAHSIPEGNAVLIETPYGKIMHTGDWKLDETPSLGGASTAEELTAIGDEGVLALVCDSTNVFNPEASGSEGEVRKGLDEVVAGCKGRVLVTTFASNAARLQTLGEVAVDTGRQLCVAGRSLDRILRVAKQTGYLRDFPETIDFDTAMTLPPSRVMIVATGGQGEPRAALSRIAEGNHQIKLGKGDTVLFSSRQIPGNEIAIGRIMNILAGQGVELVTDRQAFIHVSGHPGRPELAEMYKWIRPEIILPVHGEVRHMHEQARFAREQGVPQSVVQVNGDIIRLAPGKPKKIGEAHAGRLVLDGDVILPADGATINERRRVALYGQISVAVALKGGRLIGTPQIKVQGVPVEEDRDKFIDEASAAAAEAVRAGKSGGEALREALRLAVRRTATRFTGKKPVVDVLLIEA, encoded by the coding sequence GTGACTCCGGCTAAAGAACTTCTCTTCCTCGCCCTTGGCGGCTCCGGCGAGATTGGCATGAACGTCAATCTCTATGGCACGCAGGGCAAGTGGCTGATGGTCGATTGCGGCATCACCTTCGGCGACGCCAGCTATCCCGGCGTGGACGTGATCCTGCCCGACCTGCAGTTCATCGAGGAGCGGCTGGACGATCTGCTCGGCATCGTGCTGACCCACGGGCATGAGGATCATATCGGCGCGCTGCCCTATCTCGCCGCCGATCTGGGCGTGCCGCTTTACGCGACGCCGTTCACCGCCGGGCTGATCCGGGGTAAGCTGGAGGAAGAAGGCGTCGAGGACCGCGTCCGGCTGAACGTCGTCAAGGATGAGGAGCCGTTCGATATCGGGCCGTTCACCGTCCGCTATGTCCCGCTCGCCCACTCGATCCCCGAAGGCAACGCGGTGCTGATCGAGACGCCGTACGGCAAGATCATGCACACCGGCGACTGGAAGCTGGACGAGACGCCCTCGCTTGGCGGTGCTTCGACCGCCGAGGAACTGACCGCGATCGGCGACGAAGGCGTGCTGGCGCTCGTGTGCGATTCCACCAACGTGTTCAATCCCGAAGCGTCGGGTTCGGAAGGCGAAGTCCGCAAGGGGCTCGATGAGGTCGTTGCGGGCTGCAAGGGGCGCGTCCTCGTCACCACCTTCGCCTCGAACGCCGCACGGCTTCAGACGCTGGGCGAAGTCGCGGTGGATACGGGGCGCCAACTCTGCGTCGCGGGCCGTTCGCTCGATCGCATCCTGCGCGTCGCCAAGCAGACCGGCTATCTGCGCGATTTCCCCGAGACGATCGATTTCGACACCGCGATGACCCTGCCGCCCAGCCGGGTGATGATCGTCGCGACCGGCGGGCAGGGCGAACCGCGCGCCGCGCTGTCGCGGATCGCCGAAGGCAATCACCAGATCAAGCTGGGCAAGGGCGACACGGTGCTGTTCTCGTCGCGCCAGATCCCGGGCAACGAGATCGCGATCGGGCGGATCATGAACATCCTGGCGGGGCAGGGCGTCGAGTTGGTCACCGACCGGCAGGCCTTCATCCACGTTTCCGGCCATCCCGGGCGTCCGGAACTGGCCGAGATGTACAAGTGGATCCGTCCCGAGATCATCCTGCCGGTGCACGGCGAGGTCCGCCACATGCACGAACAGGCGCGTTTCGCCCGCGAACAGGGCGTGCCGCAGTCGGTCGTGCAGGTGAATGGCGACATCATCCGCCTCGCGCCGGGCAAGCCGAAGAAGATCGGTGAGGCCCATGCCGGCCGCCTCGTTCTGGATGGCGACGTGATCCTCCCTGCGGACGGCGCGACGATCAACGAGCGCCGGCGCGTTGCGCTCTACGGCCAGATTTCGGTCGCGGTCGCGCTGAAGGGCGGGCGGCTGATCGGCACGCCGCAGATCAAGGTGCAGGGCGTTCCGGTCGAGGAAGATCGCGACAAGTTCATCGATGAGGCTTCGGCGGCGGCCGCCGAGGCGGTCCGCGCCGGCAAGTCGGGCGGCGAAGCGCTGCGCGAGGCCCTGCGACTGGCGGTGCGGCGCACCGCGACGCGCTTTACCGGCAAGAAGCCGGTCGTCGACGTGCTGCTGATCGAGGCCTGA
- a CDS encoding DUF1467 family protein: MKWQSALAIYVLFWWICVFFVLPFGVRTAAEAGAELVPGQADSAPHNFDIKRVAIRTTIVSAILFGLFMLNYYFGWVTTDMLDWAH; encoded by the coding sequence ATGAAATGGCAATCCGCGCTCGCAATCTATGTGCTGTTCTGGTGGATCTGCGTCTTCTTCGTCCTGCCGTTCGGGGTCCGCACCGCAGCCGAGGCCGGCGCTGAACTCGTCCCGGGTCAGGCAGACAGCGCGCCCCATAATTTCGATATCAAGCGGGTGGCGATCCGGACGACGATCGTGTCGGCGATCCTGTTCGGACTGTTCATGCTCAACTATTATTTCGGCTGGGTGACCACCGACATGCTCGACTGGGCGCACTAG
- a CDS encoding GyrI-like domain-containing protein yields the protein MTPRLVDGAALHLAGIRRRHAPGKMPAESRRQWMDLVALGNLPGQVSQIAYGLHLEAPDAATVDYFTAVEVAGFDGLPDTVERMILPAQRYAMFAHDGHVNDARTLRARIAAEHGGKFGTPDFERFHESFDPISATGRIELWFPLAP from the coding sequence GTGACGCCAAGGCTGGTCGACGGCGCGGCGCTGCATCTTGCGGGCATCCGCCGGCGCCATGCGCCCGGCAAGATGCCCGCCGAATCGCGGCGTCAGTGGATGGATCTGGTCGCGCTGGGCAACCTGCCCGGACAGGTCTCGCAAATCGCCTATGGCCTGCATCTGGAAGCGCCGGATGCGGCGACGGTCGACTATTTCACCGCCGTGGAAGTCGCGGGCTTCGACGGCCTGCCCGATACGGTGGAACGCATGATCCTGCCCGCGCAGCGCTATGCGATGTTCGCGCATGACGGGCATGTCAACGACGCCCGGACGCTGCGCGCGCGGATCGCGGCCGAACATGGCGGCAAGTTCGGGACGCCCGATTTCGAACGGTTCCACGAAAGCTTCGACCCGATTTCCGCCACCGGGCGAATCGAGCTGTGGTTTCCGCTCGCGCCCTAG
- a CDS encoding Hpt domain-containing protein: MAYDPGAIDATLAAAVGDEPALIAELREAFLDGVKRNLEGMKSADTPDGWTSAALRLKGLAASFGAVRLMALAGEAANGLAHDGATLRRLHRAIERL, translated from the coding sequence ATGGCGTATGATCCGGGTGCAATCGATGCGACGTTGGCGGCGGCGGTGGGCGACGAGCCCGCGCTGATCGCGGAGCTTCGCGAGGCTTTCCTCGATGGCGTGAAGCGCAATCTGGAGGGCATGAAGTCCGCCGATACGCCGGATGGCTGGACCTCGGCCGCGCTGCGCCTCAAGGGCCTTGCCGCAAGCTTCGGCGCGGTTCGCCTGATGGCGCTGGCGGGCGAAGCCGCCAATGGCCTGGCTCATGACGGCGCCACGCTGCGCCGCCTGCATCGGGCCATCGAACGCCTCTGA
- a CDS encoding DoxX family protein, which yields MTPKTMTIAGWVLTGLFSLFILGASVFPKLSGMPVAEETMAQLGWPAGYVMTIGLIELGCLILYLYPRTNILGAVLFMAVFGGAMATQIRAGSPLFSHVLFGIYLGLFMWGGLWLRDATVRAIFPFRKA from the coding sequence ATGACGCCGAAAACGATGACGATCGCCGGATGGGTCCTGACGGGCCTGTTCTCGCTGTTCATTCTGGGAGCGTCGGTCTTTCCGAAGCTGAGCGGAATGCCGGTCGCCGAAGAGACGATGGCGCAGCTCGGATGGCCCGCGGGCTATGTCATGACGATCGGCCTGATCGAACTGGGCTGCCTGATCCTCTATCTCTATCCGCGCACCAATATCCTTGGCGCGGTGCTGTTCATGGCCGTGTTCGGCGGCGCGATGGCGACGCAGATCCGCGCCGGCAGCCCGCTGTTCAGCCATGTGCTGTTCGGCATCTATCTCGGCCTGTTCATGTGGGGCGGCCTGTGGCTGCGCGACGCGACGGTGCGCGCGATCTTCCCGTTCCGGAAGGCCTAG
- a CDS encoding M23 family metallopeptidase, producing the protein MIDRRTCLAGALGLPLLTGARLPEEEPLAVAILSLPEAVPTTDGPLALYELTLSNMGTASILIERIVAFADGRRALDIEGQVLAARFDAPGPFYGPAMLPPGRIATVYLEVRLPDPLPRELNHEISCRHSARSTSVYRPAPAMLDQTPLPRLGPPLKGGPWVAIHSPDWPRGHRRVIYTRGLPRIPGRHAIDFVLADAKGRIAKGDADVPANALGYGAEVLAVADARVAMVRDGMKESASVSGNPAHAQDDAAGNFVSLDLGDGRFAIYEHLRPGSIRVKQGDRVRSGDAIAALGFTGDTTGPHLHFHVADAPQPLLGEGKGFVFKRFELIGSYPDLGDLGSKPWTGPASARTGEKPGPNTVVRF; encoded by the coding sequence GTGATCGACCGGCGCACGTGCCTTGCCGGTGCGCTTGGGCTACCGCTCTTGACCGGGGCGCGGCTGCCGGAAGAGGAGCCTCTGGCAGTCGCGATATTGTCGCTGCCCGAAGCGGTGCCGACGACCGACGGCCCTCTTGCGCTCTACGAACTGACATTGTCGAACATGGGGACCGCATCGATTCTGATCGAGCGGATCGTCGCTTTCGCGGATGGCCGGAGGGCGCTGGATATCGAGGGCCAGGTTTTGGCGGCCCGCTTCGACGCACCCGGCCCCTTTTATGGGCCTGCCATGCTGCCTCCGGGCCGGATCGCCACCGTCTATCTCGAAGTACGGCTTCCCGATCCGCTTCCACGCGAACTGAACCACGAAATCTCCTGCCGCCATTCGGCACGGTCGACGTCGGTGTATCGCCCTGCGCCGGCAATGCTCGACCAGACCCCGCTTCCGCGTCTCGGGCCGCCGCTGAAGGGTGGGCCGTGGGTCGCGATCCATTCGCCCGACTGGCCACGCGGGCACCGGCGCGTCATCTATACGCGCGGCCTGCCCCGTATCCCGGGCCGTCACGCGATCGATTTCGTCCTCGCCGATGCCAAGGGCCGAATCGCGAAGGGCGATGCCGATGTTCCCGCCAATGCGCTGGGCTATGGTGCCGAAGTGCTGGCGGTCGCCGATGCCCGTGTCGCGATGGTGCGGGACGGGATGAAGGAGAGCGCCAGCGTCTCAGGCAATCCGGCGCATGCACAGGACGATGCCGCTGGCAATTTCGTTTCGCTCGATCTCGGCGACGGGCGCTTCGCCATCTATGAGCACCTCAGGCCCGGCAGCATCCGCGTCAAGCAGGGCGATCGCGTCCGGAGCGGCGACGCGATCGCGGCCCTCGGCTTCACCGGCGATACCACCGGGCCCCATCTCCACTTCCATGTCGCCGATGCGCCGCAGCCATTGCTGGGCGAAGGCAAGGGCTTCGTCTTCAAGCGGTTCGAATTGATCGGCAGCTATCCGGATCTCGGCGATCTGGGCAGCAAGCCTTGGACGGGGCCAGCCAGCGCCCGGACCGGCGAGAAACCCGGTCCGAACACCGTGGTCCGCTTCTAG
- a CDS encoding VWA domain-containing protein, whose amino-acid sequence MFFNFLDELRAAGIKASLKEHLILLEALDRDVIDRTPEAFYYLARATFVKDEGLLDRFDQVFAKVFKGISSTYGVAPADIPEDWLKAVAEKFLTAEEMEKIKSLGSWDEIMETLKKRLEEQQGRHQGGNKWIGTGGTSPFGNGGYNPEGVRIGGESKHKRALKVWEGREYKNLDATRELGTRNIKVALRRLRRFAREGAADELDLDGTIEGTARQGWLDIRMRPERHNAVKLLLFLDVGGSMDPFIKLCEELFSAATAEFKNLEFFYFHNCLYEGVWKDNRRRFTERTQTWDVLHKYGHDYKVIFVGDAAMSPYEISHPGGSVEHFNEEAGAVWMQRVANTYPAAVWLNPIPEAQWGYSQSTRIIRELMTDRMYPLTLAGLDDATRELSRKR is encoded by the coding sequence ATGTTCTTCAACTTCCTCGACGAGCTGCGCGCCGCCGGCATCAAGGCCAGCCTGAAGGAGCATCTGATCCTTCTCGAAGCGCTCGACCGTGACGTGATCGATCGCACGCCCGAAGCCTTCTACTATCTCGCCCGTGCGACCTTCGTGAAGGACGAGGGGCTGCTCGACCGGTTCGATCAGGTCTTCGCCAAGGTCTTCAAGGGCATCTCCTCCACCTATGGCGTCGCGCCCGCAGACATCCCCGAGGACTGGTTGAAGGCCGTCGCCGAGAAGTTCCTGACCGCCGAGGAGATGGAGAAGATCAAGTCCCTCGGTTCGTGGGACGAGATCATGGAGACGCTGAAGAAGCGGCTCGAGGAGCAGCAGGGCCGGCACCAGGGCGGCAACAAATGGATCGGCACCGGCGGCACCTCGCCCTTCGGAAACGGCGGCTATAATCCCGAAGGCGTGCGCATCGGCGGCGAAAGCAAGCACAAGCGCGCGCTGAAAGTGTGGGAGGGCCGCGAGTACAAGAATCTCGACGCCACCCGCGAACTCGGCACGCGTAACATCAAGGTGGCGCTGCGCCGTCTGCGCCGTTTCGCTCGCGAAGGCGCCGCCGACGAACTCGATCTGGACGGCACGATCGAAGGCACCGCGCGGCAGGGCTGGCTCGACATCCGGATGCGGCCCGAACGCCACAATGCGGTGAAACTGCTGCTGTTCCTCGACGTCGGCGGGTCTATGGATCCGTTCATCAAGCTATGCGAGGAGCTGTTCTCCGCCGCCACCGCCGAGTTCAAGAATCTCGAATTCTTCTACTTCCACAACTGCCTCTACGAAGGTGTGTGGAAGGACAATCGCCGCCGCTTCACCGAACGCACGCAGACCTGGGACGTGCTCCACAAATATGGCCATGACTATAAGGTGATCTTCGTCGGCGACGCCGCGATGAGCCCCTATGAAATCAGCCATCCCGGCGGCTCGGTCGAGCATTTCAACGAGGAAGCCGGCGCGGTGTGGATGCAGCGCGTGGCGAACACCTATCCCGCCGCGGTGTGGCTCAACCCGATCCCCGAGGCGCAATGGGGCTATTCGCAGTCGACCCGCATCATCCGCGAGTTGATGACCGACCGGATGTATCCGCTGACCCTGGCGGGGCTAGACGACGCGACGCGGGAATTGAGCCGCAAGCGGTGA
- a CDS encoding ferric reductase-like transmembrane domain-containing protein: MLPGSHKEQLSLATRLTARWAAVWFLLAFTARPLFEMFGGPFSEVLRQRRYIGLGVASIHTIHGVAFVWLIASTDVSRPAIVWIVGGTGYLLMWAMAATSNDRAMRALGKNWKRLHTLGMWWLWFVFTYSYGGRIFRTGTETLGLVMAGLFVLAALIRIPATRRLIGRNRIA, encoded by the coding sequence TTGCTGCCGGGCAGTCACAAGGAGCAGCTCAGCCTCGCCACCCGGCTCACCGCGCGCTGGGCGGCGGTCTGGTTCCTGCTGGCCTTCACTGCGCGGCCGTTGTTCGAGATGTTCGGCGGGCCGTTCAGCGAAGTGCTGCGGCAGCGTCGCTATATCGGTCTCGGCGTCGCTTCGATCCACACGATCCACGGCGTCGCCTTTGTCTGGCTGATCGCCTCGACCGATGTCAGCCGCCCGGCGATCGTCTGGATCGTCGGCGGCACCGGCTATCTGCTGATGTGGGCAATGGCCGCCACCTCGAACGACCGCGCGATGCGAGCGCTGGGAAAGAATTGGAAGCGACTGCACACGCTGGGCATGTGGTGGCTGTGGTTCGTCTTCACCTACAGCTATGGCGGCCGGATATTCCGCACCGGAACCGAGACGCTCGGACTGGTCATGGCCGGGCTGTTCGTCCTCGCCGCGCTGATCCGCATTCCGGCCACCCGCCGGCTGATCGGGCGGAACCGGATCGCATGA
- a CDS encoding GFA family protein yields the protein MTSGAGCLCGAVRIAIAGDPVRVRTCWCRDCQYWGAGNGTTNALYRTADLEISGELRWYESVADSGNRLRRGFCSACGTPLFTGPVSGEFLGIRAGAFDDPNPVRPTEVIWAASAPGWAVFDPALPRSERQPPPIG from the coding sequence GTGACGAGCGGCGCAGGGTGCCTGTGCGGCGCGGTGCGCATCGCGATTGCGGGCGATCCGGTGCGGGTGCGCACCTGCTGGTGCCGCGATTGTCAGTATTGGGGTGCGGGCAACGGCACCACCAACGCGCTGTATCGCACCGCTGATCTCGAAATCTCGGGCGAGCTACGCTGGTATGAAAGCGTGGCGGACAGCGGCAACCGACTGCGCCGCGGCTTTTGCAGTGCGTGCGGCACGCCGTTGTTCACCGGACCTGTCAGCGGGGAGTTTTTGGGCATTCGCGCGGGCGCGTTCGACGATCCTAACCCCGTACGCCCGACCGAAGTGATCTGGGCCGCATCCGCGCCCGGCTGGGCGGTGTTCGATCCCGCGCTGCCGCGGAGCGAACGTCAGCCGCCGCCGATCGGCTGA
- a CDS encoding MoxR family ATPase codes for MRFEGTQSYVATDDLKVAVNAAVTLRRPLLVKGEPGTGKTVLAYEIAKAVNAPLIEWNVKSTTKAQQGLYEYDAVARLRDGQLGDERVHDIANYIRKGKLWEAFVSPQLPVLLIDEIDKADIEFPNDLLQELDRMEFHVYETRETVRAAERPIVVITSNNEKELPDAFLRRCFFHYIKFPDRETMQAIIDVHFPGIQKVLVSKAMDIFYEIRDVPGLKKKPSTTELLDWLKLLLHEDLPLDVLQNRDPTKAIPPLHGALLKNEQDVMLFERLAFMARRQQNKG; via the coding sequence ATGCGCTTCGAAGGTACCCAGTCTTACGTCGCTACCGATGATCTGAAAGTCGCGGTCAACGCAGCGGTTACGCTGCGTCGTCCGCTGCTCGTCAAGGGCGAGCCGGGCACGGGCAAGACCGTCCTCGCCTACGAGATTGCCAAGGCGGTCAATGCGCCGCTGATCGAGTGGAACGTGAAGTCCACGACCAAGGCGCAGCAGGGTCTCTACGAATATGACGCGGTCGCCCGCCTTCGCGACGGCCAGCTCGGCGACGAGCGCGTTCACGACATCGCCAACTATATCCGCAAGGGCAAATTGTGGGAGGCGTTCGTTTCTCCGCAGCTCCCCGTCCTGCTGATCGACGAGATCGACAAGGCCGATATCGAGTTCCCGAACGACCTCCTGCAGGAGCTCGATCGCATGGAATTCCATGTCTATGAGACCCGCGAGACCGTCCGCGCCGCCGAGCGCCCCATCGTGGTCATCACTTCGAACAACGAGAAGGAACTGCCCGACGCGTTCCTGCGCCGCTGCTTCTTCCACTATATCAAATTCCCCGATCGCGAGACGATGCAGGCGATCATCGACGTGCACTTCCCCGGCATCCAGAAGGTGCTGGTCAGCAAGGCGATGGATATCTTCTACGAGATCCGCGACGTGCCGGGCCTGAAGAAGAAGCCCTCGACCACCGAATTGCTCGACTGGCTCAAGCTGCTGCTCCACGAAGATCTGCCGCTCGACGTGCTGCAGAACCGCGATCCGACCAAGGCGATCCCGCCGCTGCACGGCGCGCTGCTCAAGAACGAGCAGGACGTGATGCTGTTCGAACGCCTCGCCTTCATGGCGCGGCGCCAGCAGAACAAGGGCTGA
- a CDS encoding SIR2 family protein translates to MNVEIREAKYLRLKLGREDNSRQPVSFLVGAPFSLDRGVGVPGIDGFVRIARARVEESGAALLREFDGQLAATAGADQYQTAMSFLYDLLDARAATDVVQKAVLCARKPSAPPFDERDLIPGEWEITRAQRGLARAMQLAPDRFPGPIFTTNFDPLISLALETCGFKVNTVGIPLDGSISALVKMRTSEVDVFHLHGYWRDSATLHRPQQLLSKRPQLQQSLQRHLDNVHLVVMAYSGWDDIFTTAIANCLSDPAFNGTVSWCFYEQDEARVIAQNQRLFEKFEAGIAQSKIAFFRGVDCHSFFDELAGDVFEDAAAGIAASPMPGWQIVTQATLEAEPPLSTAEVLRFFDGAVPALRHAVSPLVPRLSSVDALLPLLRGSVNGGCALQLVRAASGEGKSTALLQVATAAVSGGEWVALYCPGSDAGLNADIVSQLDPSRNWLIVLDDAENYIDELWLAIGKLHALGRKNVFFLLAARDTDWRLKGGEKKSWSTRVNRLDDVTLGSIGEGDIGLIVDAWAAQGEEGLRALGSTASRDARIRKFMDAVGAQDGQPGQGSFFGGLLDTRFGAKGLVDHLVPLLEFLRTRPIEGGTGTLFDALLYIACCHATGMIGLNVRVLAMLCGLPAFRVSGAIMTPLGIELGASEVRGHALTRHKRVADAILVAADRLDADLSAIWPRLIDATVKSSDDEKVGDTFSQIILAGSRLKRDLPQELSESLRDEIAIAAAEAAVVAMPTWTGVISALAHALRSAGHPQEAFDLLRTKLPTLKNTVDKAIVVRGYFYEWSTCAGNLPGRQGSVMDAWLAAISLSDLLPVELTFEQAKMSCAGLGSVFRRLAGDATGTYAKGRRAVIDLGWLAKPDQRATGILAGHQRELDASGISKSADIDQAISWLTDAAFAAQEELQDPLLRNLKEGRLAFTRLKALLLVQK, encoded by the coding sequence ATGAACGTCGAGATCAGAGAAGCGAAATATTTGCGGTTGAAGCTGGGCCGCGAAGATAATTCGCGGCAACCGGTGAGTTTTCTTGTGGGTGCGCCGTTTTCATTGGATCGGGGTGTCGGCGTCCCCGGGATTGACGGTTTCGTACGCATCGCGCGTGCGCGGGTCGAGGAAAGCGGCGCGGCGCTCTTGCGGGAATTCGACGGGCAATTGGCCGCCACCGCCGGTGCCGATCAATATCAGACGGCGATGAGCTTTCTCTATGACCTGCTGGATGCACGCGCAGCGACGGACGTCGTGCAGAAGGCCGTTCTTTGCGCTCGCAAGCCATCGGCGCCGCCCTTCGACGAACGCGATCTGATCCCCGGCGAATGGGAGATCACGCGTGCGCAGCGAGGCTTGGCCAGAGCAATGCAGCTTGCACCGGACCGCTTCCCGGGCCCGATATTCACTACCAATTTCGACCCGCTGATTTCACTCGCGCTCGAAACCTGCGGGTTCAAGGTCAACACCGTGGGCATCCCGCTGGACGGATCGATCTCGGCACTCGTCAAGATGCGCACCAGCGAAGTCGATGTCTTCCATCTGCACGGCTATTGGCGCGATTCGGCGACATTGCACCGGCCGCAGCAATTGCTGTCGAAGCGTCCGCAGCTTCAGCAATCGCTGCAACGGCATCTGGATAATGTGCATCTGGTCGTCATGGCGTATAGCGGCTGGGACGATATTTTCACTACGGCGATCGCGAATTGCCTCAGCGATCCGGCATTCAACGGGACGGTGTCCTGGTGTTTCTACGAACAGGATGAAGCGCGGGTCATCGCGCAGAACCAGCGTTTGTTCGAGAAGTTCGAGGCGGGAATCGCGCAGAGCAAGATCGCGTTTTTCCGGGGCGTCGATTGCCACAGTTTCTTCGACGAACTGGCGGGGGACGTTTTCGAGGATGCGGCGGCGGGCATTGCCGCATCTCCCATGCCCGGGTGGCAAATCGTGACGCAGGCGACGCTCGAGGCCGAACCGCCACTGAGTACGGCCGAAGTGCTGCGGTTTTTCGATGGCGCCGTGCCTGCCTTGCGGCATGCGGTGAGCCCGCTCGTTCCGCGGCTCAGCAGCGTGGACGCGCTCTTGCCGCTTTTGAGGGGCAGCGTGAATGGCGGTTGCGCGCTGCAACTCGTTCGTGCCGCGAGCGGCGAAGGAAAATCGACGGCGCTGTTGCAGGTCGCGACGGCTGCGGTGTCGGGCGGCGAGTGGGTCGCGCTATATTGCCCGGGATCGGATGCCGGGTTGAATGCCGATATTGTCTCGCAACTCGATCCGTCGCGGAACTGGCTGATCGTCCTGGACGATGCCGAGAATTATATCGACGAACTGTGGCTGGCCATTGGCAAGTTGCACGCGCTGGGTCGGAAGAACGTCTTCTTCCTGCTCGCAGCGCGCGATACCGACTGGCGTCTGAAAGGCGGCGAGAAGAAGTCATGGTCGACCCGGGTCAATCGGCTGGACGACGTGACATTGGGCTCGATTGGCGAGGGGGATATCGGCCTGATCGTCGATGCCTGGGCAGCGCAAGGTGAAGAGGGACTGCGCGCGCTGGGCAGCACCGCAAGCCGCGATGCCCGTATCCGCAAGTTCATGGACGCGGTCGGCGCGCAAGACGGGCAGCCCGGACAGGGTTCGTTCTTCGGGGGGCTTCTCGACACCCGCTTCGGCGCGAAGGGGCTCGTCGATCACCTCGTGCCTCTGCTCGAGTTTCTCCGGACCAGGCCGATCGAAGGTGGGACGGGCACGTTGTTCGATGCGCTGCTGTACATCGCCTGTTGCCACGCCACGGGAATGATCGGGCTGAATGTCCGCGTGCTGGCCATGCTGTGTGGATTACCGGCCTTTCGCGTGTCCGGAGCGATCATGACGCCGCTCGGCATAGAGCTGGGAGCCTCCGAAGTACGCGGCCATGCGCTGACCCGGCACAAGCGTGTCGCCGATGCGATTCTGGTCGCGGCTGACCGTCTGGATGCCGATTTGAGCGCGATATGGCCGCGGCTGATCGATGCGACGGTCAAATCGTCGGACGATGAGAAGGTCGGCGACACCTTTTCGCAGATCATTCTTGCCGGCTCGCGCCTGAAGCGTGATTTGCCTCAGGAGCTTTCCGAAAGCCTGCGTGACGAGATCGCGATTGCCGCCGCTGAAGCGGCTGTCGTGGCGATGCCGACATGGACAGGAGTCATCAGTGCGCTGGCACATGCATTGCGCTCTGCCGGGCACCCTCAGGAAGCGTTCGACCTCCTCAGGACGAAATTGCCGACCCTCAAAAATACGGTCGACAAGGCAATCGTCGTTCGCGGCTATTTCTACGAATGGAGTACTTGCGCCGGCAATTTGCCGGGCCGGCAGGGGTCGGTGATGGACGCCTGGCTTGCCGCCATCTCGCTGTCGGATCTGTTGCCGGTCGAGCTGACGTTCGAACAGGCAAAAATGTCCTGTGCCGGCCTGGGGAGCGTGTTCAGGCGCCTGGCGGGCGACGCGACCGGAACCTATGCCAAAGGGCGCCGCGCAGTCATCGACCTTGGCTGGCTGGCCAAACCCGATCAACGCGCGACCGGCATCCTCGCAGGGCATCAGCGCGAGCTCGACGCATCGGGCATTTCCAAGTCAGCGGATATCGATCAAGCCATATCCTGGCTGACGGATGCCGCTTTCGCCGCTCAGGAGGAATTGCAGGACCCCCTCCTTCGCAATTTGAAGGAGGGGAGGCTGGCCTTCACGCGATTGAAGGCGCTCCTACTGGTCCAGAAATGA